From one Cyprinus carpio isolate SPL01 chromosome B3, ASM1834038v1, whole genome shotgun sequence genomic stretch:
- the LOC109052737 gene encoding zinc finger protein 525-like isoform X1: protein MRVHTGEKPHTCDQCGESFKQSANLKIHMNIHTEEKQHACDQCGKMFLWASLLKKHLKVHAKKKPHSCHLCGKSFSHLQSLKVHQKIHTGMREHMCFECEKTFSSASNLKMHKRIHTGEKPYKCSHCDKRFSQSANLKKHERIHTGEKHYKCSHCDKRFSHPSLLKRHERIHNGKKPYKCSHCDKRFSHPSLLKRHERIHTGEKPYKCSHCDKRYNNSSTLKTHESIHNGEKPYKCSNCDKRFSHPSLLKTHERIHNGEKPYKCSHCDKRFRKPSSLKTHERIHTGEKPYKCSHCDKRFSDSSSLKKHERIHTGEKPYKCSHCDKRFRVLSNLKRHERNHTGEKPYHCTVRGKRFIQ, encoded by the exons atgagagttcatactggagagaaaccacacacttgtgatcagtgcggggAGAGTTTCAAACAATCAGCAAACCTTAAGatacacatgaacatccacactgaagagaagcagcacgcatgtgatcaatgcggtaaaatgtttttatgggcTTCACTTCTGAAGAAACACTTGAAAGTTCATGCAAAGAAGaagccacattcatgtcatttgtgtggtaAGAGTTTTTCACATCTACAAAGTTTGAAagtacatcagaaaatacatactggtaTGAGAGAgcacatgtgctttgagtgtgaaaagacttttagtTCAGCGAGCAATTTAAAAATGCacaagaggatccacactggagagaagccttacaagtgttcacactgtgacaagagattcagtcaatcagcaaatctgaaaaaacatgaaaggatccacactggagaaaaacattataagtgttcacactgtgacaagagattcagtcatcCATCACTTCTAAAAAGACATGAAAGGATCCACAATGGAAaaaaaccttataagtgttcacactgtgacaagagattcagtcatcCATCACTTCTAAAAAGACATGAAAGGatccatactggagagaaacctt ataagtgttcacactgtgacaagagatacAATAATTCATCAactctgaaaacacatgaaagtATCCacaatggagaaaaaccttataagtgttcaaactgtgacaagagattcagtcatcCATCActtctgaaaacacatgagaggatccacaatggagagaaaccttataaatgttctcactgtgacaagagattcaggaAACcatcaagtctgaaaacacatgaaaggatccatactggagagaaaccttacaagtgttcacactgtgacaagagattcagtgattcatcaagtctgaaaaaacatgagaggatccacactggagagaaaccttataagtgttcacactgtgacaagagattccgTGTTTTATCAAatctgaaaagacatgagaggaaccacactggagagaaaccgtatcatTGCACTGTACGTGGGAAGCGTTTCATTCAGTAA
- the LOC109052737 gene encoding zinc finger protein 235-like isoform X2, whose translation MRVHTGEKPHTCDQCGESFKQSANLKIHMNIHTEEKQHACDQCGKMFLWASLLKKHLKVHAKKKPHSCHLCGKSFSHLQSLKVHQKIHTGMREHMCFECEKTFSSASNLKMHKRIHTGEKPYKCSHCDKRFSQSANLKKHERIHTGEKHYKCSHCDKRFSHPSLLKRHERIHNGKKPYKCSHCDKRFSHPSLLKRHERIHTGEKPYKCSHCDKRFGNSTGLKTHEMIHNGTKLYKCSNCDKRFSNSTNLKTHESIHTGEKPYKCSHCDKRFRVLSNLKRHERNHTGEKPYHCTVRGKRFIQ comes from the exons atgagagttcatactggagagaaaccacacacttgtgatcagtgcggggAGAGTTTCAAACAATCAGCAAACCTTAAGatacacatgaacatccacactgaagagaagcagcacgcatgtgatcaatgcggtaaaatgtttttatgggcTTCACTTCTGAAGAAACACTTGAAAGTTCATGCAAAGAAGaagccacattcatgtcatttgtgtggtaAGAGTTTTTCACATCTACAAAGTTTGAAagtacatcagaaaatacatactggtaTGAGAGAgcacatgtgctttgagtgtgaaaagacttttagtTCAGCGAGCAATTTAAAAATGCacaagaggatccacactggagagaagccttacaagtgttcacactgtgacaagagattcagtcaatcagcaaatctgaaaaaacatgaaaggatccacactggagaaaaacattataagtgttcacactgtgacaagagattcagtcatcCATCACTTCTAAAAAGACATGAAAGGATCCACAATGGAAaaaaaccttataagtgttcacactgtgacaagagattcagtcatcCATCACTTCTAAAAAGACATGAAAGGatccatactggagagaaaccttataaatgttctcactgtgacaagagattcggGAATTCAACAggtctgaaaacacatgaaatgATCCACAATGGAACAAAACTTTATAAGTGTTCaaactgtgacaagagattcagtaattcaacaaatctgaaaacacacgaGAGCATA cacactggagagaaaccttataagtgttcacactgtgacaagagattccgTGTTTTATCAAatctgaaaagacatgagaggaaccacactggagagaaaccgtatcatTGCACTGTACGTGGGAAGCGTTTCATTCAGTAA